One stretch of Podospora bellae-mahoneyi strain CBS 112042 chromosome 2, whole genome shotgun sequence DNA includes these proteins:
- the PMI1 gene encoding Mannose-6-phosphate isomerase (COG:G; EggNog:ENOG503NVQ2): MQVPLIRLQCGANSYDWGKKGSDSAAARFAAATPSDGFTIQDDKPYAELWMGTHPSNPSKDLTTGRTLLDLVQDNQALLASSVASKYENKLPFLFKILSIGKALSIQAHPNKKLAEKLHARDPKNYPDDNHKPEMAIAITPFEGFCGFRPLAEISHFLENVPALRQLVGDDKAQSFIDTVKANPDDKTQNKKALQTVFDAVLSASEDDLAKATSSLVEAASSQGAEFAAGGVSSTSGSVLSELVTRLHGHFGSDYGLFVLFFLNFIKLSPGEALFLQADDIHAYVSGDIVECMASSDNVVRAGFTPKFKDVDTLVGMLTYNYAPIEEQKMEPVDYPYVTLNRAAYSSGSEAKLYDPPIEEFSVVRTVLRGNGSKATFDPLDGPSIIICTGGKGKISVGPTVKEIKEGYVYFVGATAECVLESEADGDEDEFVTFKAYCEVEETRNGA; this comes from the exons ATGCAGGTCCCCTTGATACGCCTCCAATGCGGGGCCAACTCCTATGACTGGGGGAAGAAGGGTAGCGactctgctgctgccagaTTTGCAGCTGCAACCCCTTCAGACGGTTTTACCATTCAAGATGATAAGCCATACGCAGAA CTCTGGATGGGCACACATCCATCCAACCCTTCCAAAGACCTCACCACAGGCCGCACCCTGCTCGATCTCGTCCAAGACAACCAAGCCCTCCTAGCCTCGAGCGTTGCATCCAAATATGAGAACAAGCTTCCCTTTCTCTTCAAGATCCTCTCCATCGGCAAGGCTCTATCGATTCAGGCCCATCCCAACAAGAAGCTTGCCGAGAAGCTCCACGCCCGCGACCCAAAGAACTACCCAGATGACAACCACAAGCCCGAGATGGCCATTGCCATTACTCCCTTTGAAGGGTTTTGCGGTTTCCGCCCACTAGCTGAGATCTCGCACTTCCTCGAAAACGTCCCTGCCTTGCGCCAACTGGTAGGCGACGACAAGGCCCAATCCTTCATTGACACCGTCAAGGCGAACCCCGACGACAAgacccaaaacaaaaaggcACTTCAGACAGTCTTTGACGCAGTCTTGTCTGCTTCGGAGGATGACCTCGCGaaagcaacctcctccctcgtcgaagctgcctcctcccaaggCGCCGAGTTTGCCGCCGGCGgcgtctcctccacctctggCTCTGTCCTCTCCGAACTCGTAACCCGCCTCCACGGCCACTTCGGGTCCGACTACGGCCTCTTCGTCTTGTTCTTCCTCAACTTTATCAAGCTTTCCCCCGGCGAGGCTCTCTTTCTTCAAGCAGACGACATCCACGCCTATGTCTCGGGTGACATTGTCGAGTGCATGGCCTCGAGCGACAATGTCGTCCGCGCCGGCTTCACCCCCAAGTTCAAGGATGTCGACACCCTGGTGGGCATGCTGACGTACAACTATGCGCCTATTGAGGAGCAAAAGATGGAGCCGGTGGATTACCCCTATGTCACGCTCAACAGAGCGGCGTACAGTTCTGGCTCCGAGGCCAAGCTGTACGACCCCCCCATTGAGGAGTTTAGTGTAGTCAGGACGGTGCTCAGGGGGAACGGGTCAAAGGCCACGTTTGATCCGTTGGATGGGCCAAGTATTATCATTTGCACGGGCGGCAAGGGGAAAATTAGCGTTGGGCCGACTGtgaaggagatcaaggaaggGTATGTCTATTTTGTGGGCGCCACAGCGGAATGCGTGCTGGAGAGCGAGGCGGATGGAGACGAGGACGAGTTTGTCACTTTCAAGGCGTACTGCGAGGTGGAGGAAACGAGGAATGGGGCGTGA
- the SSN3 gene encoding cyclin-dependent protein kinase (EggNog:ENOG503NVFR; COG:K), translating into MHPHPHHYAPAVPNHHNPSFAVASAAGDIRSNNFVNAMNPTRNLRAEVSYQQQQQQQRTSSYPGDRGGPIQYQSKVRVTDKYKVIGFISSGTYGRVYKAHGRHGQPGEFAIKKFKPDKEGEQVTYTGISQSAVREMALCSELNHANVIKLIEIILEDKCIFMVFEYAEHDLLQIIHHHTQQPRHPIPPNTIKSIMFQLLNGCQYLHTNWVLHRDLKPANIMVTSSGEVKIGDLGLARLFYKPLHSLFSGDKVVVTIWYRAPELLLGSRHYTPAIDMWAVGCIFAELLSLRPIFKGEEAKMDSKKTVPFQRNQMQKIVDVMGLPTKERWPLLTSMPEYSQLPSLSPPLGGGGGGGHGGHHGHHGYGSHHHHQSHHGRGGNNAAASVSHLEKWYYGTINQQISSTAQANGASSLSVLGAQGYNLLAGLLEYDPEKRLTAANALQHPFFAESPDPINANCFAGVKMEYPHRRVSQDDNDIRTGSLPGTKRSGLPDDSLRPGKRVKEN; encoded by the exons ATGCACCCGCACCCCCACCATTATGCCCCTGCTGTTCCgaaccaccacaacccttCTTTTGCCGTTGCCAGCGCTGCTGGTGATATCAGATCAAACAATTTTGTCAACGCCATGAACCCGACCCGAAATTTGAGAGCTGAAGTCAGCtaccagcaacagcagcagcagcaaaggaCATCATCCT ACCCAGGTGACCGGGGAGGACCCATCCAGTATCAGAGCAAAGTGCGAGTAACAGACAAGTACAAAGTCATTGGTTTCATTTCCAGTGGCACCTATGGCCGTGTCTACAAGGCTCATGGTCGCCATGGCCAACCAGGCGAGTTTGCCATCAAGAAGTTCAAGCCGGACAAGGAAGGCGAGCAGGTCACCTACACGGGCATCTCGCAATCCGCCGTGAGAGAAATGGCCCTCTGCTCCGAACTCAACCACGCCAACGTCATCAAGCTCATCGAAATCATCCTCGAGGACAAGTGCATATTCATGGTCTTTGAGTACGCCGAGCACGACTTGTTGCaaatcatccaccaccacacccagcaaCCGCGgcatcccatcccaccaaacaccatcaagagCATCATgttccagctcctcaacGGCTGCCAATACCTGCACACCAACTGGGTCCTCCACCGTGATCTCAAACCAGCCAACATCATGGTCACGTcgtcgggggaggtgaaaaTTGGCGATCTTGGTCTCGCCCGCCTGTTCTACAAACCCCTCCACAGCTTGTTCTCGGGCGACAAAGTCGTAGTGACGATCTGGTATCGCGCTcccgagctgctgctgggaagcAGGCACTACACACCTGCGATCGACATGTGGGCCGTGGGCTGCATCTTTGCCGAGCTGCTCTCTCTCCGCCCCATCttcaagggggaggaggcaaaaATGGACTCGAAGAAGACGGTGCCGTTTCAACGGAACCAGATGCAAAAGATTGTGGACGTCATGGGCCTGCCGACGAAGGAGCGGTGGCCGTTGCTGACGAGCATGCCCGAGTACTCGCAGCTACCGTCGCTGTCACCGCCAttgggaggcggtggcggtggtgggcatggAGGTCACCACGGACATCACGGGTATGGttcacaccatcatcaccagtcCCACCACGGACGAGGCGGGAACAACGCAGCCGCGAGCGTCTCCCACTTGGAAAAGTGGTACTACGGCACCATCAACCAGCAGATTTCGTCGACGGCGCAGGCCAATGGGGCGAGCTCGCTTTCGGTGCTCGGCGCGCAGGGGTACAACTTgctggctgggctgctgGAGTACGATCCGGAAAAGAGACTGACGGCTGCCAATGCGCTCCAGCACCCGTTCTTTGCCGAGAGCCCGGATCCGATCAATGCGAACTGCTTCGCGGGGGTCAAGATGGAATACCCTCATCGGAGGGTCAGTCAGGACGATAACGATATACGAACGGGGAGCCTGCCGGGGACCAAGAGAAGCGGGTTGCCGGATGATTCGCTGAGACCGGGGAAGAGAGTGAAGGAGAactga